Proteins from a genomic interval of Danio rerio strain Tuebingen ecotype United States chromosome 4, GRCz12tu, whole genome shotgun sequence:
- the LOC110439424 gene encoding uncharacterized protein isoform X3: protein MAFIKEESEDVKIEETFTVKQEDPQKQTDLIKEYERSKEEEHHVKIEDKTHLETDGILKARDKSCFTCTQCGKSLSSKSKLKIHMMIHTGEKPFTCTQCGKSFSQSSYLNEHMMIHIGEKPFTCTQCGKSFSKSSSLYRHMKIHTGEKPFICTLCGKSFSQSSSLNLHMRIHTGEKPFTCTQCGKSFRQSSSLNLHMRIHTGEKPFTCTLCGKNFIHSSHLNQHMMIHTGEKPFTCTQCGKSFRISSSLCRHMMTHTIEKPFTCTQCGKSFSQSSYLNKHMRIHTREKPFTCTQCGKSFSQSSHLNLHMMIHTGEKPFTCTQCGKSFMISSSLCRHMMTHTIEKPFTCAQCGKSFSQSSYLNKHMRIHTGESPFTCSHCGKSFSHLSHCNKHMKISRCERVCVLGAELKRHQRIHTGEKPYKCSQCSKRFTHSGTLKTHERIHTGEKP, encoded by the exons acctaattaaagagtatgagaggagtaaagaggaggaacatcatgtcaaaattgaagacaaaactcatttagagactgatggtattttaaaagcgagagacaagagttgttttacctgcactcagtgtggaaagagtttgtcaagcaaaagcaaactgaagattcacatgatgattcacactggagagaaaccattcacatgcactcagtgtgggaagagtttcagccaatcatcataccttaatgaacacatgatgatccacataggagagaaaccattcacatgtactcagtgtgggaagagtttcagcaaatcatcatcgctttatagacacatgaagatccacaccggagaaaaaccattcatatgtactctgtgtgggaagagtttcagccaatcatcatcccttaatctacac atgaggatccacactggagagaaaccattcacatgcactcagtgtgggaagagtttccgccaatcatcatcccttaatctacacatgaggatccacactggagagaaaccattcacttgcactctgTGTGGGAAGAATTTCATccactcatcacaccttaatcaacacatgatgattcacactggagagaaaccattcacatgcactcagtgtgggaagagtttcaggatATCATCATCGCTTTGTAGACACATGATGACCCACACGatagaaaaaccattcacatgcactcagtgtgggaagagtttcagccaatcatcataccttaataaacacatgaggatccacactagagagaaaccattcacttgcactcagtgtgggaagagtttcagccaatcatcacaccttaatctacacatgatgattcacactggagagaaaccattcacatgcactcagtgtgggaagagtttcatgaTATCATCATCGCTTTGTAGACACATGATGACCCACACGatagaaaaaccattcacatgcgctcagtgtgggaagagtttcagccaatcatcatatcttaataaacacatgaggatccacactggagagagtcCATTCACATGTTCtcattgtggaaagagtttcagccactTATCACAttgtaataaacacatgaagatctctcggtgtgagagagtatgtgtgcTTGGAGCAGAGTTGAAacggcaccagaggattcacactggagaaaaaccgtacaagtgttcacagtgcagcaaaaggtttactcactcaggaaccctgaaaacacatgagaggattcacactggagagaaaccgtag
- the LOC110439424 gene encoding uncharacterized protein isoform X1, translating to MAFIKEESEDVKIEETFTVKQEDPQKQTDLIKEYERSKEEEHHVKIEDKTHLETDGILKARDKSCFTCTQCGKSLSSKSKLKIHMMIHTGEKPFTCTQCGKSFSQSSYLNEHMMIHIGEKPFTCTQCGKSFSKSSSLYRHMKIHTGEKPFICTLCGKSFSQSSSLNLHMRIHTGEKPFTCTQCGKSFNQSSNLYLHMRIHTGEKPFTCTQCGKSFRQSSSLNLHMRIHTGEKPFTCTLCGKNFIHSSHLNQHMMIHTGEKPFTCTQCGKSFRISSSLCRHMMTHTIEKPFTCTQCGKSFSQSSYLNKHMRIHTREKPFTCTQCGKSFSQSSHLNLHMMIHTGEKPFTCTQCGKSFMISSSLCRHMMTHTIEKPFTCAQCGKSFSQSSYLNKHMRIHTGESPFTCSHCGKSFSHLSHCNKHMKISRCERVCVLGAELKRHQRIHTGEKPYKCSQCSKRFTHSGTLKTHERIHTGEKP from the coding sequence acctaattaaagagtatgagaggagtaaagaggaggaacatcatgtcaaaattgaagacaaaactcatttagagactgatggtattttaaaagcgagagacaagagttgttttacctgcactcagtgtggaaagagtttgtcaagcaaaagcaaactgaagattcacatgatgattcacactggagagaaaccattcacatgcactcagtgtgggaagagtttcagccaatcatcataccttaatgaacacatgatgatccacataggagagaaaccattcacatgtactcagtgtgggaagagtttcagcaaatcatcatcgctttatagacacatgaagatccacaccggagaaaaaccattcatatgtactctgtgtgggaagagtttcagccaatcatcatcccttaatctacacatgaggatccacactggagagaaaccattcacatgcactcagtgtgggaagagtttcaaccaatcatcaaacctttatctacacatgaggatccacactggagagaaaccattcacatgcactcagtgtgggaagagtttccgccaatcatcatcccttaatctacacatgaggatccacactggagagaaaccattcacttgcactctgTGTGGGAAGAATTTCATccactcatcacaccttaatcaacacatgatgattcacactggagagaaaccattcacatgcactcagtgtgggaagagtttcaggatATCATCATCGCTTTGTAGACACATGATGACCCACACGatagaaaaaccattcacatgcactcagtgtgggaagagtttcagccaatcatcataccttaataaacacatgaggatccacactagagagaaaccattcacttgcactcagtgtgggaagagtttcagccaatcatcacaccttaatctacacatgatgattcacactggagagaaaccattcacatgcactcagtgtgggaagagtttcatgaTATCATCATCGCTTTGTAGACACATGATGACCCACACGatagaaaaaccattcacatgcgctcagtgtgggaagagtttcagccaatcatcatatcttaataaacacatgaggatccacactggagagagtcCATTCACATGTTCtcattgtggaaagagtttcagccactTATCACAttgtaataaacacatgaagatctctcggtgtgagagagtatgtgtgcTTGGAGCAGAGTTGAAacggcaccagaggattcacactggagaaaaaccgtacaagtgttcacagtgcagcaaaaggtttactcactcaggaaccctgaaaacacatgagaggattcacactggagagaaaccgtag
- the LOC110439424 gene encoding uncharacterized protein isoform X2, producing the protein MAFIKVESEDVKIEETFTVKQEDLQEQTDLIKEYERSKEEEHHVKIEDKTHLETDGILKARDKSCFTCTQCGKSLSSKSKLKIHMMIHTGEKPFTCTQCGKSFSQSSYLNEHMMIHIGEKPFTCTQCGKSFSKSSSLYRHMKIHTGEKPFICTLCGKSFSQSSSLNLHMRIHTGEKPFTCTQCGKSFNQSSNLYLHMRIHTGEKPFTCTQCGKSFRQSSSLNLHMRIHTGEKPFTCTLCGKNFIHSSHLNQHMMIHTGEKPFTCTQCGKSFRISSSLCRHMMTHTIEKPFTCTQCGKSFSQSSYLNKHMRIHTREKPFTCTQCGKSFSQSSHLNLHMMIHTGEKPFTCTQCGKSFMISSSLCRHMMTHTIEKPFTCAQCGKSFSQSSYLNKHMRIHTGESPFTCSHCGKSFSHLSHCNKHMKISRCERVCVLGAELKRHQRIHTGEKPYKCSQCSKRFTHSGTLKTHERIHTGEKP; encoded by the coding sequence acctaattaaagagtatgagaggagtaaagaggaggaacatcatgtcaaaattgaagacaaaactcatttagagactgatggtattttaaaagcgagagacaagagttgttttacctgcactcagtgtggaaagagtttgtcaagcaaaagcaaactgaagattcacatgatgattcacactggagagaaaccattcacatgcactcagtgtgggaagagtttcagccaatcatcataccttaatgaacacatgatgatccacataggagagaaaccattcacatgtactcagtgtgggaagagtttcagcaaatcatcatcgctttatagacacatgaagatccacaccggagaaaaaccattcatatgtactctgtgtgggaagagtttcagccaatcatcatcccttaatctacacatgaggatccacactggagagaaaccattcacatgcactcagtgtgggaagagtttcaaccaatcatcaaacctttatctacacatgaggatccacactggagagaaaccattcacatgcactcagtgtgggaagagtttccgccaatcatcatcccttaatctacacatgaggatccacactggagagaaaccattcacttgcactctgTGTGGGAAGAATTTCATccactcatcacaccttaatcaacacatgatgattcacactggagagaaaccattcacatgcactcagtgtgggaagagtttcaggatATCATCATCGCTTTGTAGACACATGATGACCCACACGatagaaaaaccattcacatgcactcagtgtgggaagagtttcagccaatcatcataccttaataaacacatgaggatccacactagagagaaaccattcacttgcactcagtgtgggaagagtttcagccaatcatcacaccttaatctacacatgatgattcacactggagagaaaccattcacatgcactcagtgtgggaagagtttcatgaTATCATCATCGCTTTGTAGACACATGATGACCCACACGatagaaaaaccattcacatgcgctcagtgtgggaagagtttcagccaatcatcatatcttaataaacacatgaggatccacactggagagagtcCATTCACATGTTCtcattgtggaaagagtttcagccactTATCACAttgtaataaacacatgaagatctctcggtgtgagagagtatgtgtgcTTGGAGCAGAGTTGAAacggcaccagaggattcacactggagaaaaaccgtacaagtgttcacagtgcagcaaaaggtttactcactcaggaaccctgaaaacacatgagaggattcacactggagagaaaccgtag